One window from the genome of Gambusia affinis linkage group LG14, SWU_Gaff_1.0, whole genome shotgun sequence encodes:
- the nr1d2b gene encoding nuclear receptor subfamily 1 group D member 2b: protein MDIDSSKAGGVIAYISSSSSASSPDSCHSDSSNGSYQSSSPRRGSSPSRGRPGQLMDPPLAVGRQNLSGSQGGGRSSSSGKCGITKINGLVLLCKVCGDVASGFHYGVHACEGCKGFFRRSIQQNIQYKKCLKSESCPIMRMNRNRCQQCRFKKCLMVGMSRDSVRFGRIPKREKQRMLLEMQSAMNSMMSGDHLQSELSQPHAAGQAAPLTTAAEEAGPAPSPSGSSQSDSGSDSAVPMDTGSSSPSPSVSDSGEDEVIGSVTRAHQETFMYNQEQGSRAPEGPPRPPGGDFNQASPVQLSEQGRDVWNRRNNSVNMAGHNLLSILGQPHSQLDNQCPIRASRSVGASHSPAYIHGAVRAPPTEPCPGGIYSGGAWRGGSRMYLVCPMNMSPQVDPHKSGQDVWEEFSHSFTPAVREVVEFAKKIPGFRELSQHDQVSLLKAGTFEVLVVRFASLFHVKERSVTFLGGQKYSVDALRTMGSGDLLSSMFDFCEKLMNLGLSEEEMSLFMAVVLVSADRSGIENVNSVEALQETLIRALRSLITRNHPNESAIFTKLLLKLPDLRSLNNMHSEQLLAFKVHS from the exons GAGGCGTGATCGCCTAcatcagctcctccagctccgccTCCAGCCCAGACTCCTGCCACAGCGACTCCTCCAACGGCAGCTACCAGTCGTCCTCGCCTCGGCGTGGCTCCTCACCCAGCCGAGGGCGGCCGGGCCAGCTGATGGACCCGCCGCTCGCCGTCGGTCGCCAGAACCTTTCGGGATCTCAGGGAGGCGGCCGCTCTTCATCCTCGGGAAAATGTGGGATCACAA AAATCAACGGCCTGGTGCTGCTGTGTAAGGTGTGTGGCGACGTGGCCTCTGGTTTCCACTATGGCGTCCACGCCTGCGAGGGCTGCAAG ggcTTCTTCAGGAGGAGCATCCAGCAGAACATCCAGTATAAGAAGTGCCTTAAGAGCGAGAGCTGCCCCATCATGAGGATGAACAGGAACCGCTGCCAGCAGTGCCGCTTCAAGAAATGCCTGATGGTGGGGATGTCCCGAGACT CTGTGCGCTTCGGTCGGATCCCCAAGCGGGAGAAGCAGCGCATGCTGCTGGAGATGCAGAGCGCCATGAACAGCATGATGAGCGGCGACCATCTGCAGAGCGAGCTGAGTCAGCCGCACGCCGCCGGCCAGGCCGCACCGCTAACCACCGCCGCCGAGGAGGCCGGCCCCGCCCCTTCCCCTTCAGGGTCCAGCCAGTCGGACTCCGGCTCCGACTCTGCCGTTCCCATGGATACCGGCTCCAGCTCGCCGTCCCCCAGTGTGTCGGACAGCGGTGAGGACGAGGTGATCGGCTCGGTGACCAGGGCCCATCAGGAGACGTTCATGTACAACCAGGAGCAAGGCAGCCGGGCCCCCGAGGGCCCCCCCCGGCCCCCTGGCGGGGACTTTAACCAAGCCTCCCCCGTCCAGCTCTCAGAGCAGGGCCGGGATGTCTGGAACCGCCGCAACAACTCTGTCAACATGGCGGGACACAACCTCCTGTCCATCCTGGGACAGCCTCACAGCCAGCTGGACAACCAATGTCCAATCAGAGCGTCCCGCAGCGTCGGCGCCAGCCACAGTCCCGCCTACATACATGGAGCCGTCAGAGCTCCGCCCACTGAGCCCTGCCCCGGTGGCATCTACAGCGGGGGCGCCTGGAGAGGAGGCAGCAGAATGTACCTG GTCTGTCCAATGAACATGTCCCCTCAAGTGGACCCACACAAGTCAGGCCAGGATGTGTGGGAGGAGTTCTCTCACAGCTTCACCCCCGCCGTCAGGGAGGTTGTGGAGTTCGCCAAGAAGATCCCCGGCTTCAGGGAGCTGTCCCAGCATGACCAGGTCAGCCTGCTGAAGGCTGGCACCTTCGAG GTGCTGGTGGTCCGCTTCGCCTCGCTGTTCCATGTGAAGGAGCGCTCAGTCACCTTCCTGGGGGGACAGAAGTACAGCGTGGACGCTCTGAGGACCATGGGCTCCGGGGACCTGCTCAGCTCCATGTTTGACTTCTGTGAGAAGCTGATGAACCTGGGGCTGAGTGAGGAGGAGATGAGCCTGTTCATGGCCGTGGTCCTGGTGTCAGCCG ACCGCTCCGGCATCGAGAATGTCAACTCTGTGGAGGCGCTGCAGGAGACGCTGATCCGCGCGCTGCGGAGCCTCATCACCAGGAACCACCCCAATGAGTCGGCCATCTTCaccaagctgctgctgaagctgcctGACCTGCGCTCCCTCAACAACATGCACTCTGAGCAGCTGCTGGCCTTCAAGGTCCATTCCTGA